From Streptomyces durmitorensis, a single genomic window includes:
- a CDS encoding ABC transporter substrate-binding protein, with the protein MSSTARRVRISGFLATALALTLSACGSPGGSSDSAGSSDSSAEKAGGYPLTLTSCGKKAEIKAPPQRAVSLDQGSTEILLSLGLADRMAGTGTWTDPVLGGLEKDNAKVERLADSYPSFEKVLAEEPDFVTASFLATVSKGGVADRAKFAELGVPAYVSPSDCAGKDNSGDGDGRRDKTLTMDTVYGEIRDLAEAFGVEKRGERLITELKGRVAKAKKTIKVSEASDTTLLYWFANSDAPYMAGCCGAPGIITRELGVKNVFDDTREEWPQINWETVADRDPDVLVIGDLTRKSQTAESAKKKIEFLESNPVTKNLTAVKKKRYVLLSGQAMNPTIRTVDGVEQVADALREFGLAK; encoded by the coding sequence GTGTCCTCCACAGCCCGTCGTGTACGTATATCCGGCTTTCTCGCCACAGCCCTGGCCCTCACCCTGAGCGCCTGCGGCTCGCCGGGCGGCTCCTCGGACTCCGCCGGCTCCTCGGATTCCTCGGCCGAGAAGGCCGGTGGCTACCCGCTCACCCTCACCTCCTGCGGCAAGAAGGCGGAGATCAAGGCGCCGCCGCAGCGGGCGGTCTCCCTCGATCAGGGCTCCACCGAGATCCTGCTCTCGCTCGGCCTCGCGGACCGCATGGCAGGCACCGGCACCTGGACGGACCCGGTTCTGGGGGGCCTGGAGAAGGACAACGCCAAGGTCGAGCGGCTCGCCGACAGCTACCCCTCCTTCGAGAAGGTCCTCGCCGAGGAACCGGACTTCGTCACCGCCTCCTTCCTGGCGACGGTCAGCAAGGGCGGCGTCGCCGACCGCGCCAAGTTCGCCGAACTCGGCGTACCCGCCTATGTCTCGCCCTCCGACTGCGCGGGCAAGGACAACAGCGGCGACGGCGACGGCCGCCGCGACAAGACGCTGACCATGGACACGGTGTACGGCGAGATACGGGACCTGGCCGAGGCCTTCGGGGTCGAGAAGCGCGGCGAACGCCTGATCACGGAGCTCAAGGGCCGGGTGGCGAAGGCCAAGAAGACCATCAAGGTGAGTGAGGCGTCCGACACGACGCTCCTCTACTGGTTCGCCAACTCCGACGCGCCCTACATGGCGGGCTGCTGCGGCGCGCCGGGCATCATCACCCGCGAACTGGGCGTGAAGAACGTCTTCGACGACACCCGCGAGGAGTGGCCCCAGATCAACTGGGAGACGGTGGCCGACCGCGACCCGGACGTCCTGGTCATCGGCGACCTCACGCGCAAGTCGCAGACGGCCGAGAGCGCGAAGAAGAAGATCGAGTTCCTGGAGTCCAACCCGGTCACCAAGAACCTGACCGCCGTGAAGAAGAAGCGGTACGTGCTCCTGAGCGGCCAGGCCATGAACCCGACGATCCGCACGGTGGACGGCGTGGAGCAAGTCGCCGACGCCTTGCGCGAGTTCGGGCTCGCCAAGTGA
- a CDS encoding FecCD family ABC transporter permease: MTGALTGGLRQTLLWTAGVAALALSVAVAVTIGPADISVPDVWSAVAAHLGWGEATLTPIRDGIVWNLRMPRTLLAAVCGAGLAVCGTVLQSLLRNPLADPFVLGVSSGASTGAVAIVVLGVGGGVVSISAGAFVGAVFSFALVLLLSHTLGGSADRLVLSGVAAMQLFSALTSFVILTAGDAETTRGVLFWLLGSLSGVGWTDVWMCGAVLLVSLAICLAHARTLDAFVFGQDAAATLGVRVARTRLILLSVTALLTAALVSSAGAIGFVGLVLPHAARALVGSGHARLLPVTALAGAVFLVWVDTLARTVLDPQEVPVGVVTSLIGVPAFVLVLYRTRKTT; the protein is encoded by the coding sequence GTGACGGGAGCCCTCACGGGCGGCCTACGGCAGACCCTGCTCTGGACGGCCGGCGTCGCCGCCCTCGCCCTCTCCGTGGCGGTGGCCGTCACCATCGGCCCCGCGGACATCTCCGTACCGGACGTGTGGTCGGCGGTGGCTGCGCACCTCGGCTGGGGCGAGGCCACGCTCACGCCCATCCGGGACGGCATCGTCTGGAACCTGCGCATGCCGCGCACGCTCCTCGCGGCGGTCTGCGGCGCCGGCCTCGCGGTCTGCGGAACGGTCCTCCAGTCCCTCCTGCGCAACCCGCTCGCCGACCCCTTCGTGCTCGGTGTCTCCTCGGGGGCTTCCACGGGCGCCGTCGCGATCGTCGTCCTGGGGGTCGGCGGGGGAGTGGTGTCGATCTCGGCGGGCGCCTTCGTGGGGGCCGTGTTCTCCTTCGCCCTCGTCCTGCTGCTCAGCCACACCCTGGGCGGGAGCGCCGACCGGCTGGTCCTGTCCGGGGTGGCGGCGATGCAGCTCTTCTCCGCGCTCACCTCGTTCGTGATTCTCACGGCGGGCGACGCGGAGACGACGCGCGGCGTCCTGTTCTGGCTGCTCGGCTCGTTGAGCGGGGTGGGCTGGACGGACGTGTGGATGTGCGGGGCGGTGCTCCTCGTGTCCCTCGCCATCTGCCTGGCGCACGCCCGCACCCTGGACGCGTTCGTGTTCGGCCAGGACGCGGCGGCGACGCTGGGGGTCCGTGTCGCCCGTACCCGGCTGATCCTGCTCTCCGTCACGGCCCTGCTCACGGCGGCCCTGGTCAGCAGCGCGGGCGCCATCGGCTTCGTGGGCCTGGTCCTGCCGCACGCGGCCCGCGCCCTGGTCGGCTCCGGGCACGCGAGGCTGCTTCCGGTCACGGCGCTCGCGGGCGCGGTGTTCCTGGTGTGGGTGGACACGCTGGCCCGTACGGTCCTCGACCCGCAGGAGGTGCCGGTGGGTGTGGTGACGTCCCTGATCGGCGTCCCGGCGTTCGTCCTGGTCCTCTACCGCACCCGGAAGACGACATGA
- a CDS encoding ABC transporter ATP-binding protein produces MTSRSDSTHTPAEPGLRADRVTREAGGRLIVDGVTLAPPPGATVGLLGPNGSGKSTLLRILAGVLAPASGVVTLDGRPLRDVGRRTVARRVAVVDQDATTQVELSVEEVVRLGRIPHRRAWSPATPQDDEAVREALTRTGLADRSGQSWHTLSGGERQRVQIARALAQTPRELLLDEPTNHLDIQHQLDLLSLVADLPLTSVIALHDLNLAAMFCDHVLVLREGVAYAAGTPGEVITEELIAKVYGVRAVVTTADDGPQPRPSIRFLRA; encoded by the coding sequence ATGACTTCACGCTCGGACAGCACGCACACTCCTGCCGAACCCGGCCTGCGCGCCGACCGGGTGACCAGAGAGGCCGGCGGCCGCCTCATCGTCGACGGAGTGACCCTGGCCCCGCCCCCCGGAGCCACGGTCGGCCTCCTCGGCCCGAACGGCTCGGGCAAGTCCACGCTCCTGCGCATCCTGGCGGGCGTCCTGGCCCCCGCATCGGGAGTGGTCACCCTGGACGGCCGACCGCTGCGGGACGTGGGCCGCCGCACGGTGGCACGCCGGGTGGCGGTGGTGGACCAGGACGCCACCACGCAGGTCGAGCTGTCGGTGGAGGAGGTCGTACGCCTGGGCCGCATCCCGCACCGCAGGGCGTGGTCGCCCGCCACGCCCCAGGACGACGAGGCGGTGCGCGAGGCCCTGACCCGCACCGGTCTCGCCGACCGGTCGGGCCAGTCCTGGCACACACTCTCCGGCGGTGAACGCCAACGGGTCCAGATAGCAAGGGCGTTGGCCCAGACCCCCCGGGAGCTCCTCCTGGACGAACCGACCAACCACCTGGACATCCAGCACCAGTTGGACCTCCTGTCCCTGGTGGCGGACCTCCCCCTGACGAGCGTCATCGCCCTGCACGACCTGAACCTGGCGGCGATGTTCTGCGACCACGTACTGGTCCTGCGCGAGGGAGTGGCGTACGCGGCGGGCACGCCGGGCGAGGTGATCACGGAGGAGCTGATCGCGAAGGTGTACGGGGTGAGGGCGGTGGTGACGACGGCGGACGACGGCCCGCAGCCGCGCCCGTCGATCCGCTTCCTACGCGCCTGA
- a CDS encoding MBL fold metallo-hydrolase, with amino-acid sequence MAASGTTGTTDQQIPVRVFGGPTALFEYGGLRFLTDPTFDAPGDYPAPAGPALTKTAPAAGSPDDLGPVDVVLLSHDEHPDNLDTSGRALLAGIPLTLTTPGGGRRLRESLGTKVKGLGDWESVELERPGGGQVTVTGVPAVHGPGRREDVEPIAGEVVGFVLTGDGLPTVYVSGDNASLGAVEETAARFGPVDTAVLFAGAPRFPVLFDGAPIVLDSAQAAEATRILGARRVVPVHFDSWAHFTEGRDELVSAFAAAGLADRLRLA; translated from the coding sequence ATGGCTGCTTCCGGCACGACCGGCACGACCGACCAGCAGATCCCCGTACGCGTCTTCGGCGGCCCGACCGCCCTCTTCGAGTACGGCGGTCTGAGATTCCTCACCGACCCCACCTTCGACGCACCCGGCGACTACCCCGCCCCCGCCGGCCCCGCCCTCACCAAGACCGCGCCCGCCGCGGGCTCCCCCGACGACCTAGGCCCCGTCGACGTGGTCCTGCTCTCGCACGACGAACACCCCGACAACCTCGACACCTCGGGCCGGGCCCTGCTCGCCGGCATACCGCTCACCCTCACCACTCCCGGCGGCGGGCGCCGCCTGCGCGAGAGCCTGGGCACCAAGGTGAAGGGACTCGGCGACTGGGAGTCCGTCGAGCTGGAGAGGCCCGGCGGCGGACAGGTCACCGTGACGGGCGTGCCCGCCGTCCACGGTCCCGGCAGGCGCGAGGACGTCGAACCGATCGCCGGTGAGGTCGTCGGCTTCGTCCTGACCGGCGACGGCCTGCCCACGGTCTACGTCAGCGGCGACAACGCCTCACTCGGCGCGGTCGAGGAGACCGCCGCACGGTTCGGCCCGGTGGACACCGCCGTCCTCTTCGCCGGTGCTCCCCGCTTCCCCGTCCTGTTCGACGGCGCGCCGATCGTCCTCGACAGCGCCCAGGCAGCCGAGGCCACGAGGATCCTCGGGGCGCGCCGGGTCGTCCCCGTCCACTTCGACAGCTGGGCCCACTTCACCGAGGGGCGGGACGAGCTGGTGTCCGCCTTCGCCGCCGCCGGTCTCGCCGACCGTCTGCGTCTGGCATGA
- a CDS encoding CGNR zinc finger domain-containing protein, with protein sequence MRLVKETVETATAEPAPPPAPGAEQYVALDFANSALALPGGQFTDLLGTPADANRWLTERDLAPADAGLQEMCTAQLRTLREQIRSLLAARLAGCAPPASALSALNEALTRAPAASLLHWDPARGLYRAASHPTTQIVEHALAALAADTADLLTAPEADRLTACGSPPCNRYLLRHGRRHWCSTRCGGRARAARAYARRAQPKAD encoded by the coding sequence ATGAGGCTCGTGAAGGAGACCGTAGAAACCGCGACCGCCGAACCGGCACCGCCGCCCGCGCCGGGCGCGGAGCAGTACGTGGCACTCGACTTTGCGAACAGCGCCCTCGCCCTGCCCGGCGGCCAGTTCACCGACCTCCTCGGCACCCCGGCGGACGCGAACCGGTGGCTTACCGAACGCGACCTGGCCCCGGCCGACGCGGGCCTCCAGGAGATGTGCACGGCACAGCTGCGGACCCTGCGGGAACAGATCAGGTCCCTCCTGGCAGCGCGGCTCGCGGGCTGCGCACCCCCGGCGAGCGCGCTGTCCGCCTTGAACGAAGCCCTGACCAGAGCGCCCGCGGCCTCCCTGCTGCACTGGGACCCCGCCCGCGGCCTGTACCGCGCGGCATCCCACCCCACGACCCAGATCGTCGAACACGCCCTGGCAGCGCTGGCCGCCGACACCGCGGACCTCCTGACGGCCCCGGAAGCGGACCGCCTCACGGCCTGCGGCTCCCCACCCTGCAACCGCTACTTGCTCCGCCACGGCCGCCGCCACTGGTGCTCGACCCGCTGCGGAGGCCGGGCCCGCGCGGCCCGCGCCTACGCACGACGCGCGCAGCCGAAGGCGGACTGA
- a CDS encoding alpha/beta hydrolase family protein, translating into MRFPSVVGPQLAGVIDLPEGEIRGWGLFAHGFTLGKESPAASRVCKQLAREGIGMLRFDNLGIGDSEGDWGDGSFTVKVQDTVRAAAFMAERGTPVDLLVGHSWGGAAAIAAAREIVGLRALATIAAPVDPSHVELQYDSVLEKVLSDGAHEWFVGGRTLVLKRAFVEDVRRAHLRDRIGEVDLPLLVAHSPTDSTVDISNAAEIFQEARHPRSFISLEGADHLLTARGQAQRAAHIISAWADQYLDEPRPR; encoded by the coding sequence GTGAGATTCCCGAGCGTCGTCGGCCCCCAGCTGGCCGGGGTGATCGACCTGCCGGAGGGCGAGATCCGGGGCTGGGGGCTCTTCGCGCATGGATTCACCCTGGGCAAGGAGTCGCCGGCCGCCTCGCGCGTCTGCAAGCAGTTGGCGCGCGAGGGGATCGGCATGCTGCGCTTCGACAATCTCGGGATCGGTGACTCCGAGGGCGACTGGGGGGACGGTTCCTTCACCGTCAAGGTGCAGGACACCGTCCGTGCCGCGGCCTTCATGGCGGAGCGAGGGACTCCGGTGGATTTGCTGGTGGGGCACTCGTGGGGAGGTGCCGCCGCGATCGCAGCCGCGCGCGAGATCGTCGGCCTGCGCGCGCTGGCCACGATCGCGGCGCCCGTCGATCCCAGTCACGTCGAGCTGCAGTACGACTCGGTCCTGGAGAAGGTCCTCAGTGACGGTGCGCACGAGTGGTTCGTCGGCGGGAGGACTCTGGTTCTCAAGCGCGCCTTCGTCGAGGACGTGCGCCGGGCTCACCTGCGCGACCGGATCGGCGAGGTGGACCTTCCGCTCCTCGTCGCGCATTCGCCCACCGACTCCACCGTCGACATCTCCAATGCCGCGGAGATCTTCCAGGAGGCACGGCACCCGCGAAGCTTCATCTCGCTCGAAGGCGCCGACCATCTGCTGACCGCGCGAGGGCAGGCGCAACGGGCCGCTCACATCATCAGCGCCTGGGCCGACCAGTACCTCGACGAGCCACGGCCCCGCTAG